In the genome of Lynx canadensis isolate LIC74 chromosome F1, mLynCan4.pri.v2, whole genome shotgun sequence, one region contains:
- the LOC115504880 gene encoding LOW QUALITY PROTEIN: olfactory receptor 10T2-like (The sequence of the model RefSeq protein was modified relative to this genomic sequence to represent the inferred CDS: inserted 1 base in 1 codon; substituted 1 base at 1 genomic stop codon), with translation MIKNERVHQKEVIQTQGFNRTTVVTQFTLVGFSSLGALQLLPSVLFLLLYVTILLADATTMTVIRCSRTLHPPTYGFLFILSFSESCDTLGIIPQLLAHLLPATKGISSVACATQLFFLLGFACTNCCLIAVMGYDRXVAICHPMNYTLIMSKRVGLGLVSLSGVTGFFIALLATKLICDMTLCGPNRVHRCFCDMAPIIKLACADTHVKEPAPFSRSILAIMAPFLLILISCGFIVNTILKIPWAEGKXKAFATRIFHLAVVFVHYGCASITYLRPRSKSASDKDQSVAVTYTVVTPLLNPLVYSLRNQEVKSAPKRFLGKPWNHQGDLTKNPKINEGSYRRNQRRDAFSVFLPIQS, from the exons AAGGAAGTCATCCAGACGCAAGGCTTCAACAGGACCACCGTGGTTACCCAGTTCACCCTGGTGGGCTTCTCTAGCCTGGGGGCACTCCAACTGCTGCCGTctgtcctctttcttctcctctacGTGACCATCCTGCTGGCCGATGCCACCACCATGACTGTCATCCGCTGCAGCAGGACTCTACACCCTCCCACGTATGGGTTCCTGTTCATCCTTTCCTTCTCCGAATCCTGCGACACTCTTGGCATCATCCCTCAGCTGCTGGCCCACCTGCTCCCAGCCACCAAGGGCATCTCCTCTGTGGCCTGTGCCACGCAGCTCTTCTTCCTCCTTGGCTTTGCCTGCACCAATTGCTGTCTCATCGCTGTGATGGGGTACGATCGTTAGGTGGCGATTTGCCACCCTATGAACTACACGCTCATCATGAGCAAGAGGGTAGGGTTGGGGTTGGTTTCCCTGTCCGGAGTCACAGGCTTCTTCATTGCTTTGCTGGCCACCAAACTCATCTGTGACATGACTCTTTGTGGTCCCAACAGAGTCCACCGCTGTTTCTGTGACATGGCGCCCATCATTAAGTTGGCCTGTGCAGACACACATGTGAAAGAACCCGCTCCATTCAGCCGAAGCATTCTGGCGATCATGGCGCCTTTCCTGCTGATTCTGATCTCCTGTGGCTTCATCGTTAACACCATCCTGAAGATCCCCTGggctgagggga ggaaggccttTGCCACACGCATCTTCCACCTAGCGGTAGTCTTCGTGCACTACGGCTGTGCCTCCATCACCTACCTGAGGCCCAGATCCAAGTCTGCCTCAGACAAGGATCAGTCGGTGGCAGTGACCTACACTGTGGTCACTCCCCTGCTCAATCCTCTGGTCTACAGTCTGAGGAATCAGGAGGTGAAGTCTGCCCCGAAAAGATTTTTGGGAAAGCCCTGGAACCACCAAGGTGATCtaacaaaaaaccctaaaattaaCGAGGGAAGTTACAGGAGAAATCAAAGGCGGGacgctttctctgtctttttaccAATCCAGTCCTGA